Below is a genomic region from Brassica oleracea var. oleracea cultivar TO1000 chromosome C9, BOL, whole genome shotgun sequence.
AGGAAAACAACTCTTGCTGAGGACTTGGTGTCAGACCCCAAATTTTCTCAGTACAGGCAAGTTACTTCCATTGTTCTATTAAGAAACTGTGTGTTGCTTAGATTCTATATCATAAGAATTAAAAAAAAAAAACTGCATGTCTTAGGCTAATTGATTGAATAACGTTTAGTTTGTTATTCATCTAGTTAAATCCATGTAAACCTCGCTGTGATTCATTTAGTTTATAAGTGATTTTGTGTTGGTTGATTCATTCACAGGAAGCGTAAAGTGAGGGAGATTGAAGAGAAGAACAGATCTAATCAGGATAAGAAGTGGAAGAGAAAGGGAAGCGACTCCAAGAAAACAAAACATAGAAGGCACTGAATTGCTGCATTTATCAGAGAATATGATCTCTTTACCTTGTAATGACATACTGTTGTTGTTTTACAGCCTTGGTTTGAAGGATTGGTTTTGTTTGTCTACCTGTCGGTTCGGATGATTAAACAGCGTTGATGGAGATTGAATAGATCATAAAAGAGTATTTTGATCTGGTGGTTAACTTAACTAAACATTATTGTCTAGTACAAGAGAATAAAACACCCATGGCCATGGGGTCGCATAGGAAGCTGCTCGTTGATTACTGTTTTGAGGTGCAATAGCTGTGTAACATCACACAGGAAAATCAGTATCAATATGGGCCTTGTTGGGCCGTTTCACTATTATTTATCATTAAGCCCATTATCTTCTCTCTTCTTCTCCTCTTTCTTCATCTTCTCATCTGTTTTCCACTTCTATCAAGAGCCCTAGAAGAATCTATCCCGTGAGATACGAACACTTTAACATTCAACTCGTTTCCATATAACGAATCTAGGCATGGCGTCTCCTGAGCAATCAGAGAGAAACTCTACTGGTTCGAGCAGTGTATCCAAGAAAGTTTCGGAGATCTGGGAGCGAATGAACGAAGGAGTGCCAAACAAGCGATTCAATTTCGTCTCAAAGACCTCAACCTCTTCGCCTCCCGCTGAAAAATCACCTAACAGCGTGAGACTCTTCTCTCCTGCACTCTTCTTTTTATCACACTATCGTCTTAGATTTGAAAAGTTTGATCCTTTCGACTCACAGAAATGGAAAAGCTATCTTGGTATTGACGCGAAGGAGAGGGACAAAGCTGTACAAAAGGAAGATAGCGTTTCGGTTAGTAGCGAGGAGGCTAAGCGCATTGCTGCTGCCGCTCTAGCTGCTGTGAGAAACGCAACCGCAACCGCTGCAGCTGCTTCGAGCCGTGGCAAGATTGAGGTCAGAACAAAATGACCTTTTTTGTGTGTGTTTGACTCTGTGTAGTTAGAATCTAAGATCTCTCAGCTGTCTTTGAGCTAAGAGGTTGGGTTGTGTGTGATTAAAGTCTCTGTCTTTAAGTTTATGTGAATGTGCTTTGTCTTGGTAACGTTAGAATCTAAGATCTCTCAGCTGTTTTGAGCTAAGAGGATGGGTTGTGTAATGATTAAAGTCTCTGTGTTTAAGTTAATATGACTGTGCTTTACCTCGCTAACGTTAGAAACTAAGATCTCTCAGCTGTTTTGAACTAAGGGGGTGGAGTGTGTGTGATTAAAGTCTCTGTCGTTAAGTTAATATGACTGTGCTTTGCCTTGGTAACGTTAGAATCTAAAGTTCTGTCAGCTGTTTTGAGCTAAGAGGGTGGACTGTGTATGATTAAAGTCTCTGTCTTTACGTTAGTACTCGATTGAAACCTTAGTTAAAGCTTGTTTTTGTTTGAGTTTGAGTTAGTATTAAGGAAGATGGATGGTGTATAAACTACAATCTTTGTGTTATCTTGTGAATTGCAGATAAGGGAGGTCAAAGACTTTGCTGGTCAAGAAATCGAAGTGAAGAGGTTAGTGGAAGCGGGTTCAAAGGAAGCCTCCTCATCCTCTGCGGGGGCGACTTCAGGGGTTGATGCGGTTCTTGAGCAGATTAAAAAGAAACAGAAGCTGAGCGTTTTGGACAAGACGAAGAAAGACTGGGGAGAGTATAAGGAGGAGAACAAAGGTGTTGAAGATGAGTTAGATAAGTACAAGAAGAGCTCTGACAAGTATCTTGACAAAGTTTCTTTCTTGGAGAGAGCTGATTACAGACAGTTTGAGAAAGAGAGAGATGCTCGTTTAGCTCTTCAGTCCAAGCGAAGACTCGATGATGTCTAAAATGTGAAGACTCTTCGTCCTCGGCTGTAAATATTCTTGTTTTCTTGATGTAGTGGATGATATCCACATGAACTACATCATGCATCTTTACAAAACCATCCATCGATAGACTTTACCTTAACCAGCTTACCAATCATTTTCACATATACAACTGAG
It encodes:
- the LOC106318726 gene encoding craniofacial development protein 1-like encodes the protein MASPEQSERNSTGSSSVSKKVSEIWERMNEGVPNKRFNFVSKTSTSSPPAEKSPNSKWKSYLGIDAKERDKAVQKEDSVSVSSEEAKRIAAAALAAVRNATATAAAASSRGKIEIREVKDFAGQEIEVKRLVEAGSKEASSSSAGATSGVDAVLEQIKKKQKLSVLDKTKKDWGEYKEENKGVEDELDKYKKSSDKYLDKVSFLERADYRQFEKERDARLALQSKRRLDDV